One segment of Pseudodesulfovibrio sp. 5S69 DNA contains the following:
- a CDS encoding LytR/AlgR family response regulator transcription factor: MNNIIRTILVDDEPPAQDELNYLLSSHADIDVVGTAGNAADAAKAIAAKRPDLVFLDIQMPGRDGFSVLQEVMAMERQPLVVFVTAFDEYAIRAFDENAVDYLLKPVDPKRLADSLDRVRKRLAASETRESSEVLRRLLAGAGIKPGVTRISVEHSGRNILLSPQEIVYFNYENRRVHAGTRSAVYPCACDLTLDRLEERLEGFPFFRANRSQLVNLALVRTYAPWFNGKYVLTMRDEAETEITVSKARVRPFKDAMAL, translated from the coding sequence ATGAACAACATCATACGGACCATATTGGTGGACGACGAGCCGCCCGCCCAGGACGAACTGAACTATCTGCTCTCGTCCCACGCCGACATCGACGTGGTCGGCACGGCGGGCAACGCGGCGGACGCGGCCAAGGCCATCGCGGCCAAGCGGCCGGACCTGGTCTTCCTGGACATCCAGATGCCGGGCCGAGACGGGTTTTCCGTGCTCCAGGAGGTCATGGCCATGGAGCGCCAGCCCCTGGTCGTATTCGTCACCGCGTTCGACGAGTACGCCATCCGCGCCTTTGACGAGAACGCGGTGGACTACCTGCTCAAGCCCGTGGACCCCAAGCGGCTGGCCGACAGCCTGGACCGGGTGCGCAAGCGGCTGGCGGCCAGCGAGACCCGCGAGTCGAGCGAGGTCCTGCGCAGGCTGTTGGCGGGCGCGGGCATCAAGCCGGGCGTGACGCGCATCAGCGTGGAACACTCAGGGCGCAACATCCTCCTGAGCCCCCAGGAAATCGTCTACTTCAACTACGAGAACCGCAGGGTCCACGCCGGAACGCGCAGCGCCGTCTACCCCTGTGCCTGCGACCTGACCCTGGACCGCCTCGAAGAGCGGCTGGAGGGGTTTCCCTTTTTCCGGGCCAACCGTTCCCAACTGGTCAACTTGGCCCTGGTCCGAACCTATGCCCCGTGGTTCAACGGCAAATACGTGCTGACCATGCGCGACGAGGCCGAGACCGAGATCACGGTCAGCAAGGCGCGCGTGCGGCCGTTCAAGGACGCCATGGCGCTGTAG
- the lepB gene encoding signal peptidase I — MTQSSLKSFRDTLEAIVVALLLAFVIRAFIVQAFKIPSGSMLETLQIGDHLLVSKFAYDVRLPSDIWLDTTDGKVLMKTGDPKRGDIIVFLFPEDESKDFIKRVIGLPGETLEVRNKVVYINGQPLDEPYVLHTKADTMPVRDNFGPVVIPEGQYFVMGDNREGSYDSRWWGPVKRSKIVGKALVIYWSWGSLTDIRFNRIGTLLN, encoded by the coding sequence ATGACACAAAGCTCTCTCAAATCGTTTCGTGATACGCTGGAAGCCATCGTGGTGGCTCTGCTCCTGGCCTTCGTCATCCGCGCCTTCATCGTCCAGGCCTTCAAGATACCGTCCGGGTCCATGCTTGAGACGCTCCAGATCGGCGACCATCTGCTGGTCTCCAAGTTCGCCTACGACGTGCGCCTGCCGTCCGACATCTGGCTCGACACCACGGACGGCAAGGTGTTGATGAAGACCGGCGACCCCAAGCGCGGGGACATCATCGTCTTCCTGTTCCCGGAGGACGAGTCCAAGGACTTCATCAAGCGCGTCATCGGCCTGCCGGGCGAGACCCTGGAGGTGCGCAACAAGGTGGTCTACATCAACGGCCAGCCCCTGGACGAGCCGTACGTGCTGCACACCAAGGCCGATACCATGCCCGTGCGCGACAACTTCGGCCCGGTGGTCATCCCCGAAGGCCAGTACTTCGTCATGGGCGACAACCGCGAGGGCTCCTACGACTCCCGCTGGTGGGGCCCGGTGAAACGTTCCAAGATCGTGGGCAAGGCCCTGGTCATCTACTGGTCCTGGGGCTCCCTGACAGATATCAGATTCAACCGAATCGGCACGTTGTTGAACTAG
- a CDS encoding YkgJ family cysteine cluster protein produces the protein MTALRPQGEAPDHPVKALHDAVREAYAVCESMLDELQLDPPLACKRGCIHCCYNQVALTEPEALFLGLHLLGTRSPERLRDLANRARALADGLKGKSWREIGMMRHRLPCLFLEDGGCSVYPARPLACRGWNSVDEKMCLRSNLSGDALTPIENHPIVREIADGIQSGLLRGASAFGLEAGYLLMARATALLLSGDPEQGIMDTTADWLDGKPFFGRKAKW, from the coding sequence ATGACTGCCCTGCGCCCGCAGGGAGAAGCCCCCGACCATCCGGTCAAGGCGCTGCACGACGCCGTGCGCGAGGCGTATGCCGTGTGCGAGTCCATGCTCGACGAGCTCCAGCTGGACCCGCCCCTGGCCTGCAAGCGCGGCTGCATCCACTGTTGCTACAACCAGGTGGCCCTGACCGAACCCGAGGCCCTGTTCCTGGGGCTGCACCTGCTGGGGACGCGCTCCCCGGAGCGGCTGCGGGACCTGGCGAACCGGGCGCGGGCCCTGGCGGACGGGCTCAAGGGCAAGAGCTGGCGGGAGATCGGCATGATGCGCCACCGGCTGCCCTGCCTGTTCCTGGAGGACGGCGGCTGCTCGGTCTACCCGGCCCGCCCCCTGGCCTGCCGGGGCTGGAACTCGGTGGACGAGAAGATGTGCCTGCGCAGCAACCTGTCCGGGGACGCCCTGACCCCCATCGAAAACCACCCCATCGTGCGGGAAATCGCGGACGGTATCCAAAGCGGCCTGCTGCGCGGTGCAAGCGCCTTTGGACTTGAAGCTGGCTACCTGCTCATGGCCCGCGCCACGGCCCTGCTCCTGTCGGGTGACCCGGAACAAGGAATCATGGACACCACCGCCGACTGGCTGGACGGCAAGCCGTTCTTCGGACGCAAGGCCAAGTGGTGA
- a CDS encoding LytS/YhcK type 5TM receptor domain-containing protein, with protein MNTFEIILTLAERFGLMVGVVFLFMTIMPVRRMHFTSESSKLRTVLVTILFGLLGILGTYTGNAVFDSVANLRAMVVISGGLFGGPVVGIGAGLIAGVHRILFDLHGFSAYPCGISTAIEGFAAGMIAWKYGDRAMNWRMASALALVGEVMHMGLLLLMSRPLPEAWELVKLIAPPMILVNAFGAALFVEVINLFSRDRERRESLHAQIILDIANMAVSYLRLGLSLETAAATAEIIYNRVGVAAVAITDTRDVLAHIGAGDDHHLAGCEIRTNATREVVRTGQSTFLHSADDIGCNHADCPMTSAIIVPLKKNDEIVGTLKFYGSRERPLNATLFEVANGLANLFSTQVELEDIQIKEQMLAHAEIRRLHAQINPHFLFNSLNTITSFCRTNSERARELLMDLSLYMRRNLDLSRGFIPLSEELEQVRSYLAIEQARFGDRIQVVSDVEAGCEDWPIPPLTIQPLVENAIRHGVLGREQGGTVRLTARYENGCLEVSVADDGVGMDRETLDRVLNTECADSVTGGIGMRNCLSRMEHIYGRQFAPMVDSTPGRGTTIVLHVPNRA; from the coding sequence GTGAACACCTTTGAAATCATCCTGACCCTGGCCGAGCGGTTCGGCCTCATGGTGGGCGTGGTCTTCCTGTTCATGACCATCATGCCCGTGCGGCGCATGCACTTCACCAGCGAGAGCTCGAAGCTGCGCACGGTCCTGGTGACCATCCTGTTCGGCCTGCTCGGCATCCTCGGCACCTACACCGGCAACGCGGTCTTCGATTCCGTGGCCAACCTGCGCGCCATGGTGGTCATCTCCGGCGGCCTGTTCGGCGGGCCGGTGGTCGGCATCGGCGCCGGGCTCATCGCCGGGGTGCACCGCATTCTCTTCGACCTGCACGGGTTCAGCGCCTATCCCTGCGGCATCTCCACGGCCATCGAGGGCTTCGCGGCGGGCATGATCGCCTGGAAATACGGGGACAGGGCCATGAACTGGCGGATGGCCTCGGCCCTGGCCCTGGTGGGCGAGGTCATGCACATGGGCCTGCTCCTGCTCATGTCCCGGCCGCTGCCCGAGGCGTGGGAGCTGGTCAAGCTCATCGCCCCGCCCATGATCCTGGTCAACGCCTTCGGCGCGGCCCTGTTCGTGGAGGTCATCAACCTGTTTTCCCGCGACCGCGAGCGGCGCGAGTCCCTGCACGCCCAGATCATCCTGGACATCGCCAACATGGCGGTCAGCTACCTGCGCCTGGGGCTGTCGCTGGAGACCGCCGCGGCCACGGCCGAGATCATCTACAACCGGGTGGGCGTGGCCGCCGTGGCCATCACCGACACCCGCGACGTGCTCGCGCACATCGGGGCGGGCGACGACCACCACCTGGCCGGGTGCGAGATCCGCACCAACGCCACGCGCGAAGTGGTCCGCACGGGCCAGTCCACCTTCCTGCACAGCGCCGACGACATCGGCTGCAACCACGCCGACTGCCCCATGACCTCGGCCATCATCGTGCCGCTCAAGAAGAACGACGAGATCGTGGGCACGCTCAAGTTTTACGGCAGCCGCGAGCGGCCCCTCAACGCCACCCTGTTCGAGGTGGCCAACGGGCTGGCCAACCTCTTCTCCACCCAGGTGGAGCTGGAAGACATCCAGATCAAGGAGCAGATGCTGGCCCACGCCGAGATCCGCCGCCTGCACGCCCAGATCAACCCGCATTTCCTGTTCAACTCCCTGAACACCATCACTTCGTTCTGCCGGACCAACTCCGAGCGCGCCCGCGAGCTGCTCATGGACCTGTCCCTGTACATGCGCCGCAACCTGGACCTCAGCCGGGGGTTCATCCCCCTGAGCGAGGAACTGGAGCAGGTGCGCTCCTACCTGGCCATCGAACAGGCCCGCTTCGGCGACCGCATCCAGGTGGTCTCGGACGTGGAGGCCGGGTGCGAGGACTGGCCCATCCCGCCGCTGACCATCCAGCCCCTGGTGGAGAACGCCATCCGCCACGGCGTGCTCGGCCGCGAGCAGGGCGGCACGGTCCGGCTCACCGCCCGCTACGAGAACGGCTGTCTCGAAGTCAGCGTGGCCGACGACGGCGTGGGCATGGACCGGGAGACCCTGGACCGCGTCCTGAACACCGAGTGCGCCGACTCCGTGACCGGCGGCATCGGCATGCGCAACTGTTTAAGCCGCATGGAGCATATCTACGGCCGCCAGTTCGCCCCCATGGTGGACAGCACCCCCGGCCGGGGCACGACCATCGTGCTCCATGTGCCGAATCGTGCCTGA